Genomic DNA from Alosa alosa isolate M-15738 ecotype Scorff River chromosome 6, AALO_Geno_1.1, whole genome shotgun sequence:
ATAATTGTAAATCGCTTTGAAAATGTCTGATAACTGCAGACAGTTCCCTTACTTTAAGCCTTATGTTCTAGAAAAGCACTACCTGTAGTCTCAGTGAAAGGAGTCTGTTTGCTCTTTGCTGGAGATGGTTCTGATTTCCAAACTCTTGCCCCCAGCACTGCCTACCTATCCCAAAAGGACCAAGCCAAAGCACACTGCCCAGCTCCCACTGGTTGAGGCTATGTGCGAGAGTGAGGAATCAAGGTGTGCTCCTCCAAGCACGGCAGGTGAGGCAAAACAGCGATGAtggcgtagtggttaaggagctgggctagcatgcagtagccagaaaagttgtgggttcaattcccggcttccactgttgtgctcctgagcaaggcacttaaccccgagttgctccgggcacaatgtaacaatgcccttgtaatacAATTGACTTATCGAAGTAGCTTTGGAAAATTCCAAAATGATTGCACTAGACTCAGGCTTTcccttgtgtgttttttcttaccctcattttcagtgtgtgacCGGAACTGCAGTCTGATATGTCTGCTAACAGTCCAAgcgctctctgtctttgtctcttttAGCCCGTCGAATGTCTGTATCACAGAATGGTAGTGCTGCTGGAAGCAAGCGGTTGTCAATTATGCCAAAAGCCTCTGATACCCAGACCAAGAAGGTCAAGGCAAGTAATCATCCCTCTTTGAATGACCTTTTGTGACCTTACACGTTTTTCAGAACTGTAGCACTAACTGGACCAAAAACGTGTGAAGCACCTCCTGAAAAGATGTGCTTGAATGTGCATGAAAGCTTTGGTTTtcatttaatttgatttatttttgtttgttttagccAGCAGAAGCGAGTCGGACTAACAAACCATTTCACCAGATGATTGAGGAATACAGAGAGACTGTGGAAAAAGTTCCCATGTCGCATTCTGGCCGTGTATGTTGCCTTGTAAAGTTCTGAAGTATTAGtttatgatttaaaaaaaaaaaaaaaaaaaaaatcaagcaaactttctttctttttttttgtctttgcttGTGTTACAGGTGCAAAATcccagaatatgtgtgtgtgttcgaaaGCGTCCACTAAGCAAGAAAGGTATGGACACCGTGGGAGCACAAAACAACGGGCGAAATACATTctcattaattttatttttatttatttatttatttatttatttttaattttttttagttAAGTAAATGAAATCAATTTTcttatgtaatgtaattattCAGAACGTGGTAGAAAGGAAGTTGATGTTGTGACTATTCCTGGGAATGGAACGCTGTTGTTTCACGAGCCCAAGCAGAAAGTGGATCTCACAAAGTATTTGGAGAACCAGGTCTTTCACTTTGATCACTCATTTGATGAAGAGGTCACCAATGAAACTGTTTACAGGTAATCCTACTTGATATTATTGCTCATGAATGTTATTTTTATGTTCATTATATATTTAATGGTAGCCAGTGTGTTGGCACGTTCGCACGTAAACCTCCCTCAGATTATGCCTGGACACGTGCTAGCACCCATGGGGTGTAGCCTTTCTGCTAGCATGCTCGCCTTTTAATCCGAGGTCCTGCAAGTATGTGGGATTGAGCCTGGGCAGGTGTAACTGGACAGCAAAAATGACAACAAAATACAGCTTTAATATTTATAGCTATTATTTCTTGCCTTTCTAATTCCCATTGCCAGGTACACAGCCAAACCTCTGGTGCATAGCATCTTTGAAGGTGGTATGGCAACTTGCTTTGCTTATGGCCAAACTGGCAGTGGGAAAACTCATGTAAGTggccctttttttttctttcaacaaTTGCAGTCTGTACATATCCCATTGACATTTGTGGAACGTGATTATTTGTCctcattatttatatattatatctcCTGCTCACTTTTATAGACAATGGGAGGAGATTTTTCCGGAAAGAACCAAAACAGCTCAAAGGGCATCTATGCTTTGGCAGGTAAAGGAGTTTCTTGCATTTGCTCATCTGAACAAATTCAATTGAGTCAAAGTCTTACTGTCCCTTTTCCATCACAGCCCAAGATGTTTTCAGCCTCTTGAGGCAGTACCCAGATATAGACCCCTTTGTTTCGTTTTTTGAAATCTACAATGGCAAGGTAGGTTCTGGCCACTACTTATGATTTACAGTAGGCATTTGCATGTAATAGGCTAATTATTTGTACTGTGGTTTGTACTGTGGTTGCTTAATGGTTGTTGATTGACCCATCCTTCAGAGTGGCTGAGAGATTTCATTTTGTGAAGGTTATCCAGACTACAATCTTATCCAAGATTGAGTTTTTGAGATGGCAGAGCCAGGCTAATAAGTCTGTGTTCACACTGTCAGCCCAAATGAGATTTTTAGCATTTCCAGATTTCATATGAAACGAAACAACAAAAATTGCTTCTTCCCTTCAGCAATCAGACTCCTGAATACTACAAAATTAATCagaactatttatttatttatttatttattgttttggtCTTCTCTCGTTTATgatggatactttattcatcccaaggGAAATTTTTAGTTATTGATCCACCTCCTTCTGTAACAGCAATTACCTGTCTATCTAATTTACTTAGTCTAAACAAAGCCTAAGTGTTCCACGACTACATTTGAATTAGTCTGGCTGTATTATCAAAGCCTTTGGTCTCTGAGAATTTACTCCTAGAGATCCGGAAATGTCAGCCTATTTACTGTTGTTGGTGCTACTCCTCCATCTATCCAACTCTGTGTAATACATTTGTCTCTGTCGCTGCTATGGTGCGATGTGTGTTGATGCAGTCCGTGGTTGCAGGCGTTTGACCTGCTGAATAAGAAGGCGATATGTATTGATGCAGTCCGTGGTTGCAGGCGTTTGACCTGCTGAATAAGAAGGCGATATGTATTGATGCAGTCCGTGGTTGCAGGCGTTTGACCTGCTGAATAAGAAGGCGATATGTATTGATGCAGTCCGTGGTTGCAGGCGTTTGACCTGCTGAATAAGAAGGCGATATGTATTGATGCAGTCCGTGGTTGCAGGTGTTTGACCTGCTGAATAAGAAGGCCCAGCTGCGCGTGCTGGAAGACGAGTGGCAGCAGGTTCAGGTGGTCGGCCTGCAGGAGATGAGCGTCACCTGCGTGGGAGACGTCATCAAGATGATCGAGAGGGGCAGTGCTTGCCGGTCAGTCAGGGGCTCTGTCAATAGTTGGGTTTCCATCCAACTTTTTTGATTAACGGTTGCAGGCGCTTTGACCTGCTGAATAAGAAGGCTTATATGTATTGATGCAGTCCGCGGGTTGCAGGCGCTTGACCTGCTGGAATAAGAAGGCGTATATGTATTGATGTCCCCGCGGTTGCAGGCGCTTTTGACCTGCTGAATAAGAAGGCGATATGTATTGATGCAGTCCGTGGCTGCGGGTGTTTGACCTTGCTGAATAAGAAGGGCCCCGCGCTGCTGCTGGAAGACGAAAAGGGCAGCAGGTTCAGGTGGTCGGTTCGCAGGAGCGGAGCCGCCACCTGCGGGGAGACGCCATGACAAGACTTGAAATTTGCATGGGGAGGTGGAGTGAATTACCTCCGCGATTTGGTTGATACAGTCCGTGGTTGCAGGCGTTTGCCTGCTGAATAAAAGTCGATGTGTGTTGATGCGATCCGTGGTTGCGATTTGACCTGCTGAATAAGAAGCGATATGTATTGATGCAGTCCGTGTGATCGAGAGGGGCAGTGCTTGCGGTCAGTCAGGGGCTCTGTCAATAGTTGGGTTTCCATCCAACTTTTTTGATTAACATTTTCAGCATGTAATTTTGACTGACAAGACTTGAAATTTGCATGAAGTGGACTGGCATGAATTACCTCACGATTTGGTTGATGGACCTTTTGATTCACAGaaatgtttttgcaaatgtttcACAGACAATCGTATGCTTTGATCTTGCAGCTTTTCACATCTCCCTTCTAATCAGGATTACCCAATTTTAATTCTCATAACAAAGCAGATGGAAGCATGCACAGTCTCTCAATTactctactaaacccctcttctactgcactttttacccccccccccccattaatgcacaaataggctgacaccagacataatttcactgcatttcttacttccagtaactatttgcatgtgacaataaacttccttgtatccttgtaattaCTTTTTCACACTCTTTTTCAGTTTTCACTGGGGTTACTTAATTTCATAAGTGCTCACTCTCCTGCTAAATGATTGTTAATGTCCAGTGGCCATTCCTTGTAGCAGTCATGATTTGTCCTGAGCTGGAACCTTTAGGAAAGTGCGTTCGTTCAGTGCCCATGTTATTTCTGTGCAGCTGGCCAGTAAATGGAAAACAGTTTTTATGTGTAGCAGTGTTCTCAcgctgtgtttgtgcgtgcaggACGTCAGGCCAGACGTTTGCCAACGCCAACTCCTCGCGCTCCCACGCAGTGCTGCAGATTATCCTGCGGCGTAACCTGCAGCTACACGGCAAGTTCTCTCTGGTCGATCTAGCTGGGAACGAGCGGGGAATGGACGTCCGCAGCAACGACCGTCAGACTCTTGCAGAGACCGCCGAGATCAATCGTAGCCTGCTGGCCTTGAAGGTAAAACAAACGTCCGtccatttgtctgtctgtctctctctggacGCGCTTGTAAAGGCTGTAAATATGCAATGCTGTCCATCAGGTCCACTGATGAAAGTCTGTTGAATGCCTTGATCAGTGAAAAGTAACTGCAGTGTTGTATGAAAGATGTACTGGAGCTTAAAGCTTCTGGAAGTCAAGGTTTTGCCTTCACTTTGAACAGTGTCTTCTAATTGAGTTGCGTGGATACTCGCTATTCAATTTAATGAAGACCTACTGTATGAAATGCACCATTTGGCCTTCAGTGTACAATTTATTGAAATGCTACTGGTATGGAATACAAACTTGTCCTTCTGTCTTTTATTCTAGCAAAGCATGCTTTCCAACATGAGCACAAATGGCAGCCTCAACTATGTGACATTTCTGTGCTCTCTTGTGTGTATGACTCCCTCTTTTGCATAATGTCAAATATGGATGCAGACCACACTGCGGCTTTGCTGCACCTGAACTGTGGGGAAAATGTTTTCTTTACTTTGGGCCCTGCATCACCCAgtcagaacgctcaccacataCAACCCACTTACTGCCTCTCAGACACAGAGGTCCAATTAGTTTCATTACTGACAAAGATGAAATACATAAATGTACCCAAGGCTTCGCAATTTACTTGTCTGGAAAGAAACATTGGTCTCTTTCTAGCTTGCACATTAGGTCAGTAATTGAGGCCAAAGATGCCTCTGCTGCATTATCTAGTGTGAGTAAGACATCTGTACCTAATGCCTGTGATGTCAGACAAGTCCCGTCAATGTGTGCTTATGACCTTAACTAGAAATCTTTCAACACCTCTTTACTGTGTCCGTAAGTTACCTAACACTAATGATTATGTTCCCATAATTTGGCAGGAATGTATTCGGTCCCTGGGACACAATAGTGACCACATCCCATTCAGGATGAGCAAGCTAACTCAAGTTCTTCGTGACTCCTTTATCGGCGAGAACTCCAGGACATGCATGGTACGGTAATCATAGCATAGATTGTTCAGTTTATTCTGGATTCATGTTGTCCTTCAAGTATTTACAAAATCTTTGTTCTTCAGATCGCAATGATCTCACCTGGTATGGGCTCTTGTGATTACACCCTCAACACGCTTCGCTATGCTAACAGGTAGGCTCCTTCCATCAAGTCCACATCTTGAGCCTTTTCCACTTGTCCTACTGTTGTCATTCCTTAGTCCTTTTAAAGAATGAAAATGGTTCAGTTTAAATGTCTACCAGACACATAGACACCAAAACAAAGACATGGGCAAAGTATATCAACTGGGTGATGGGAATAGAtggatatactttattgatccctaggggaaattcaagtgaatGACTTTAGAGCGATAAAATAGTAATGTTGGAAATGATTTAACTGAAATATAAATGGTTTATTGTACAGAGTGAAGGAGCTGAATGGGACATCTAAGGCTGTGCAGGACGCAGCCAACAAGGGAGAGATGTCGGCCAGCTGCAGCTCCTCAGATGTGAGTATCATTTTAACGGTTGTTTTAACTGTTAATCCAATGTTAATAATTACTTTGCTAGAACATGCGGATAACGGGGCtttgctttttttgttgttgttgttgaaggaCTCCATCGTTCCCCTGTATGACGTCATGTCCCAGGTGgcggagatggaggagaagttACGAGAG
This window encodes:
- the kif2c gene encoding kinesin-like protein KIF2C isoform X2: MEQAKFEIGMAVMISRSDGRTHAATVKSVDELKAAVNVEWQEDGAYKGKEIAISDLWVINAHLFQQPETPKPPVQVPAEQPPAQKKYEGRLRSSRMLPPSDMSKRFTSNFSRAACRQSTVVDPAVSSDGVAQDMPPSAIPRPSALPTYPKRTKPKHTAQLPLVEAMCESEESRCAPPSTAARRMSVSQNGSAAGSKRLSIMPKASDTQTKKVKPAEASRTNKPFHQMIEEYRETVEKVPMSHSGRVQNPRICVCVRKRPLSKKERGRKEVDVVTIPGNGTLLFHEPKQKVDLTKYLENQVFHFDHSFDEEVTNETVYRYTAKPLVHSIFEGGMATCFAYGQTGSGKTHTMGGDFSGKNQNSSKGIYALAAQDVFSLLRQYPDIDPFVSFFEIYNGKVFDLLNKKAQLRVLEDEWQQVQVVGLQEMSVTCVGDVIKMIERGSACRTSGQTFANANSSRSHAVLQIILRRNLQLHGKFSLVDLAGNERGMDVRSNDRQTLAETAEINRSLLALKECIRSLGHNSDHIPFRMSKLTQVLRDSFIGENSRTCMIAMISPGMGSCDYTLNTLRYANRVKELNGTSKAVQDAANKGEMSASCSSSDDSIVPLYDVMSQVAEMEEKLREEILAGRDFYASMVSPSFDALASLPEIKDFFQRSLDAVKALEEAIKAEEELTSFTT
- the kif2c gene encoding kinesin-like protein KIF2C isoform X1; amino-acid sequence: MEQAKFEIGMAVMISRSDGRTHAATVKSVDELKAAVNVEWQEDGAYKGKEIAISDLWVINAHLFQQPETPKPPVQVPAEQPPAQKKYEGRLRSSRMLPPSDTAPQAGPSEEPVSKRFTSNFSRAACRQSTVVDPAVSSDGVAQDMPPSAIPRPSALPTYPKRTKPKHTAQLPLVEAMCESEESRCAPPSTAARRMSVSQNGSAAGSKRLSIMPKASDTQTKKVKPAEASRTNKPFHQMIEEYRETVEKVPMSHSGRVQNPRICVCVRKRPLSKKERGRKEVDVVTIPGNGTLLFHEPKQKVDLTKYLENQVFHFDHSFDEEVTNETVYRYTAKPLVHSIFEGGMATCFAYGQTGSGKTHTMGGDFSGKNQNSSKGIYALAAQDVFSLLRQYPDIDPFVSFFEIYNGKVFDLLNKKAQLRVLEDEWQQVQVVGLQEMSVTCVGDVIKMIERGSACRTSGQTFANANSSRSHAVLQIILRRNLQLHGKFSLVDLAGNERGMDVRSNDRQTLAETAEINRSLLALKECIRSLGHNSDHIPFRMSKLTQVLRDSFIGENSRTCMIAMISPGMGSCDYTLNTLRYANRVKELNGTSKAVQDAANKGEMSASCSSSDDSIVPLYDVMSQVAEMEEKLREEILAGRDFYASMVSPSFDALASLPEIKDFFQRSLDAVKALEEAIKAEEELTSFTT